In a single window of the Grus americana isolate bGruAme1 chromosome 31, bGruAme1.mat, whole genome shotgun sequence genome:
- the BAZ2A gene encoding bromodomain adjacent to zinc finger domain protein 2A isoform X3, with protein METNNHFNFTGLSSAPAASGPKPTPASGDSPFAHGSPLSFPPQGKSLNGGMNVNGFSTVSHPSTSGTFTPSSPPASTPPLRAYDCLWDYAPYPPAGAGGLKDGSPAAPPLSGLGQFPLNGVAGGSRPASPGHGTNLREAGQEFWGNGTPGPMGLNFDSQELYDSFHDQSFELMQNGPAGFYTAAQPSPMLGSGTQPFSLPPGPPEEPDAGEEDADAAAKEIPPAIAENGGGLVGSMELEEAQPDLKICSYNGSDPGPVPLGQEGSVLAPGTGSGCLGDASPIAPRLEDTPILSEDPLEPFESLARDPGTGDLYAMDDSQLVSDKSPLEEPPDLPGLRCAASPPLHAASPFSLLPAGPPHTPLLAGPGSPPALHDGGIDLHSSSHAGPEESGSLELDPPLEPESPAPSAEEEEEETADSCPETSAAPEGESEEAAPLSASAAGDVPRRRIATQEEVRFPLQHGWRREVRIKKGNHRWQGETWYYGPCGKRMKQFPEVIKYLSRNVVQDVRREHFSFSPRMPVGDFYEERDTPEGLQWVKLSPEEIPSRIQAITGKRGRPRNAEKAKPKEPPAAKRGRGRPPKVKMVDLLSKTDARLLKRLEAQEVLSDEDKLKMSKIKKKMRRKAKNKQKQEAKAPRAKEAKKKSKAKEKKSKPEKGKDKARPKEKKGKGPRKADKGLLAQRRVEERRRQQLILEEMKKPTEDMCLGDHQPLPAFSRIPGLVLPSRAFSNCLTVVEFLQSYGKVLGIDPAKDVPSLCVLQEGLLGVGDSAGEVQDLLVRLLQAALYDPGLPPYCQSLKILGEKVSEISLNRDTVSEILRCFLTAYGAGEDMCDGLRTKPFQALPPEKKAAILAFLVNELNSSALIINEIDKTLENMSNYRKNKWIIEGRLRRLKVALAKKTGRPESEITGLEDGRRRRSSRLTEETGLEMEEEEESRGRKSCREEEADTSASSIPELERQIEKLAKRQMFFRKKLLHSSQTLRAASLGQDRYRRRYWVLPHLGGIFVEGTEVAEPAPQEPPEEKASPHVSPVKEEPVDVPIPSRTNCTAPRSRGRPRKSKEELSQHCGPRPPPLNGDLEESVPLGQSQHDLSQSAFLSWLSQMQSSLLKDSVLTPDSSPGKGDTGLPPLEAPSDPMEEEEEEEEEESAPEAVEKRGPWFNLLPRTPCDDRAPLATSSAEPSPRATVQPRGQPRGELPKASARQLNGLPVDDPSAPLLASTPVHASARAHGACPRSRGSLEKLQDLPGQPKRRGRPPTKFFKQIEQKYLTQLTEQPVPPEMQSGWWWLQDPEELEAVARALHPRGIREKALHKHLTKHKEFLREVCLRTTTDPIFHLRPEAAGTAVSQEALARWSVMERAYETDLSILQWVEDLEQRVLMADLQIRGWTCPSPDSTRDDLQYCEHKVEPLEDITVRSRRDGLPLCRERTNPLDLAVLRLAALEQNVERRYLKEPLWPLHEVVVEKAVLSSPEELSLGPTEIAYEITPRVRTWRQTLERCRSAAQVSLCIYQLEKSIAWEKSVNRVTCLVCRRGDDDEHLLLCDGCDRGCHLYCHRPKMTEVPEGDWFCSVCVSQAGEYRDPISPRRGKKRKRGRLFAGSLAEEESPRCRPASRRREGLPVPRYAGEGLSPAKRRGVTLRGQPSDLTFCEIILMEMESHEDAWPFLEPVNPRLVPGYRKIIKNPMDFATMRTRLLRGGYSSSEEFAADAMLVFDNCQTFNEDDSDVGKAGHAMRKFFESRNVSDPSGFFPSWESFRESPYRSRDQSHF; from the exons atggaaacaaacaacCATTTTAACTTCACTGGCCTTTCCTCTGCACCCGCTGCCTCAGGACCGAAACCCACGCCTGCCTCAGGGGACAGCCCCTTCGCCCACGGCTCCCCGCTCAGCTTCCCCCCGCAAGGGAAAA GTCTGAACGGGGGCATGAATGTCAATGGCTTCTCTACTGTATCTCACCCCAGTACTTCAGGGACCTTCACCCCCAGCTCACCACCCGCCAGCACGCCGCCCCTCCGCGCCTATGACTGCCTCTGGGACTACGCGCCGTACCCGCCCGCCGGCGCCGGCGGTCTCAAGGAcggcagccccgccgcccccccgctcTCTGGCCTCGGACAGTTCCCGCTCAACGGCGTCGCTGGGGGGTCCCGGCCGGCGTCCCCGGGGCACGGCACTAACCTGCGGGAGGCCGGGCAGGAGTTCTGGGGCAACGGCACCCCCGGCCCCATGGGGCTGAACTTCGACTCGCAGGAGCTGTATGACTCCTTCCACGACCAGAGCTTCGAGCTGATGCAGAACGGGCCGGCCGGCTTCTACACGGCCGCGCAGCCCTCCCCCATGCTGGGCTCCGGCACCCAGCCCTTCTCGTTGCCGCCGGGCCCGCCGGAGGAGCCGGACGCCGGTGAGGAAGATGCCGACGCTGCAGCCAAAGAGATTCCCCCCGCCATCGCGGAGAACGGGGGCGGGCTGGTGGGCAGcatggagctggaggaggcGCAGCCAG ATTTGAAGATCTGCAGCTACAACGGGTCTGACCCCGGCCCGGTGCCGCTCGGGCAGGAGGGGTCCGTCCTGGCCCCCGGCACGGGCAGCGGCTGCCTGGGGGACGCGTCGCCCATCGCCCCTCGGCTGGAGGACACCCCCATCCTCAGCGAAGACCCCCTGGAGCCCTTTGAGTCCCTGGCCAGAG accccggCACCGGGGACCTGTATGCGATGGACGACTCGCAGCTGGTGAGCGACAAGTCCCCCCTGGAGGAGCCCCCCGACCTGCCCGGCCTGCGCTGCGCCGCCAGCCCCCCCCTCCACGCTGCCAGCCCCTTCAGCCTGCTGCCCGCCGGCCCCCCGCACACGCCGCTGCTCGCCGGCCCCGGCTCACCACCCGCCCTGCACG ACGGCGGCATCgacctgcacagcagcagccacgcGGGGCCGGAGGAGTCGGGGTCCCTGGAGCTCGACCCTCCGCTGGAGCCGGAGTCCCCGGCCCCCTccgcagaggaggaggaggaagagactgCCGACAGCTGTCCGGAGACTTCGGCCGCGCCAGAAGGAGAGAGCGAGGAGGCCGCCCCGCTGAGCGCCTCGGCAGCAG GTGATGTCCCCCGCCGGCGCATCGCCACCCAGGAGGAGGTGCGCTTTCCCCTGCAGCACGG GTGGAGGCGCGAGGTGCGGATCAAGAAGGGGAACCACCGCTGGCAGGGCGAGACCTGGTACTACGGGCCCTGCGGGAAGAGGATGAAGCAGTTCCCGGAGGTGATCAAG tACCTGAGCAGGAACGTGGTGCAGGACGTCCGGCGCGAGCACTTCAGCTTCAGCCCCCGCATGCCGGTGGGAGACTTCTACGAGGAGCGGGACACGCCAGAG GGTCTGCAGTGGGTGAAGCTGAGCCCCGAGGAGATCCCCTCGCGCATCCAGGCCATCACCGGCAAGCGCGGGCGACCCCGCAACGCCGAGAAGGCCAAGCCCAAGGAGCCGCCGGCTGCGAAGCGTGGTCGGGGCCGGCCTCCCAAGGTCAAGATGGTCGACTTGCTGAGCAAGACGGATGCACGGCTGCTGAAGAGGCTGGAAGCCCAAG AGGTGCTCAGCGACGAGGACAAGCTGAAAATGAGtaaaatcaagaagaaaatgaggcGGAAG GCCAAgaacaagcagaagcaggaagcCAAAGCCCCCAGAGCGAAGGAGGCCAAGAAGAAGTCCAAG GCCAAGGAGAAGAAGAGCAAGCCAGAGAAGGGCAAGGACAAAGCACGGCCCAAGGAGAAGAAGGGCAAAGGGCCTCGGAAGGCGGACAAGGGTCTGCTGGCCCAGCGGCGCGTGGAGGAGCGGCGTCGGCAGCAGCTCATCTTGGAGGAGATGAAGAAGCCCACGGAGGACATGTGCCTGGGGGACCACCAG cccctgccagccTTCTCCCGCATCCCGGGCCTCGTCCTGCCCAGCCGCGCCTTCTCCAACTGCCTGACGGTCGTGGAGTTCCTCCAGAGCTACGGCAAGGTCCTGGGCATCGACCCGGCCAAGGACGTGCCCAGCCTGTGCGTGCTGCaggaggggctgctgggggtgggcGACAGCGCGGGCGAGGTGCAGGACCTGCTGGTgcggctgctgcaggctgcGCTCTACGACCCCGGGCTGCCGCCCTACTGCCAG tCCCTGAAGATCCTGGGGGAAAAGGTGTCGGAGATCAGCCTGAACCGCGACACCGTCTCCGAGATCCTGCGCTGCTTCCTGACGGCGTACGGGGCGGGCGAGGACATGTGTGACGGGCTGCGGACCAAGCCCTTCCAGGCGCTGCCCCCCGAGAAGAAAGCCGCCATCCTGGCCTTCCTGGTGAACGAGCTGAACAGCAGCGCCCTCATCATCAA CGAGATCGACAAGACCCTGGAGAACATGTCCAACTACAGGAAGAACAAGTGGATCATCGAGGGCCGGCTGCGcag GTTGAAGGTCGCCCTGGCCAAGAAGACGGGACGTCCCGAGTCGGAGATTACAGGCCTGGAGGACGGGCGGCGCCGGCGCAGCTCCCGCCTGACGGAGGAGACGGGCCTGgagatggaggaagaggaggagagccGCGGACGGAAAtcctgcagggaggaggag GCCGACACGTCTGCGTCCAGCATCCCCGAGCTTGAGAGGCAGATCGAGAAGCTGGCCAAG AGGCAGATGTTCTTCCGCAAGAAGCTGCTCCATTCCTCGCAGACGCTGCGGGCGGCTTCTCTGGGCCAGGACCGGTACCGGCGGCGGTACTGGGTCCTGCCCCACCTGGGCGGCATCTTTGTGGAGGGCACGGAGG tGGCTGAGCCGGCGCCCCAGGAGCCCCCAGAGGAGAAGGCGTCCCCCCACGTCTCCCCGGTGAAGGAGGAGCCGGTGGACGTGCCCATTCCCAGCCGGACGAACTGCACGGCCCCACGCTCCCGCGGCCGGCCCCGGAAGAGCAAAGAGGAGCTGTCGCAGCACTGCGGTCCCAGACCCCCACCCCTCAACGGGGACCTGGAGGAGTCGGTGCccctggggcagagccagcacGACCTCAGCCAGTCCGCCTTCCTCTCCTGGCTGAGCCAGATGCAGTCGTCCCTGCTCAAGGACTCTGTCCTCACCCCGGACAGCAGCCCCGGCAAGGGGGATACGGGGCTCCCACCGCTTGAGGCCCCGTCGGACCccatggaggaggaagaggaggaggaagaggaggagagtgCCCCAGAGGCTGTGGAAAAGCGGGGGCCCTGGTTCAACCTGCTGCCCCGGACACCCTGCGACGACCGAGCCCCCCTCGCTACCTCCTCTGCCGAGCCCTCGCCGCGAGCCACCGTGCAGCCCCGTGGCCAGCCCCGTGGCGAGCTGCCCAAGGCCTCAGCCAGGCAG CTGAACGGCCTGCCTGTGGACGACCCCTCGGCTCCCCTGCTCGCTTCCACGCCGGTGCACGCCAGCGCCAGGGCCCACGGTGCCTGCCCCCGGAGCCGGGGCAGCCTGGAGAAGCTCCAGGACCTGCCGGGGCAGCCCAAGCGCCGAGGGAGGCCCCCTACCAAATTCTTCAAGCAAATTGAACAGAAGTACTTGACCCAGCTGACGGAGCAGCCTGTTCCCCCTG AGATGCAGAGCGGCTGGTGGTGGCTGCAGGACCCCGAGGAGCTGGAGGCGGTGGCTCGCGCGCTGCACCCGCGGGGCATCCGGGAGAAGGCGCTGCACAAGCACCTCACCAAGCACAAGGAGTTCCTGCGGGAGGTCTGCCTGCGCACCACCACCG ACCCCATCTTCCACCTGCGCCCCGAGGCGGCCGGCACCGCCGTGTCTCAGGAAGCCCTGGCCCGGTGGTCGGTGATGGAGAGAGCCTACGAGACCGATCTCTCCATCCTGCAGTGGGTGGAGGACCTGGAGCAGCGCGTGCTGATGGCGGACCTGCAGATCCGG GGCTGGACGTGCCCCAGTCCGGACTCCACACGGGACGACCTGCAGTACTGCGAGCACAAGGTGGAGCCCCTGGAAGACATCACCGTCCGGAGCCGGCGGGACGGGCTGCCGCTGTGCCGGGAGCGCACCAACCCCCTGGACCTGGCGGTGCTGCGGCTGGCGGCGCTGGAGCAGAACGTGGAGCGGCGCTACCTGAAGGAGCCGCTCTGGCCCCTGCACGAGGTGGTGGTGGAGAAAGCGGTGCtgagcagccccgaggagctGAGCCTGGGCCCCACCGAGAT AGCCTACGAGATCACGCCGCGGGTCCGGACATGGCGGCAGACGCTGGAGCGGTGCCGCAGCGCAGCCCAGGTCTCCCTTTGCATCTACCAGCTGGAGAAGTCCATCGCCTGGGAGAAGTCGGTCAACAGAGTG ACCTGCCTGGTGTGCCGGCGCGGGGACGACGACGAGCACCTGCTGCTGTGTGACGGCTGCGACCGCGGCTGCCACCTCTACTGCCACCGGCCCAAGATGACGGAGGTGCCCGAGGGCGACTGGTTCTGCTCCGTCTGCGTCTCCCAG gcaggggagtACCGGGACCCCATCTCACCCCGGCGAGGCAAGAAGCGGAAACGGGGGCGTCTGTTCGCGGGGAGCCTCGCAGAGGAGGAGAGCCCGCGGTGCCGGCCGGCCTCGCGCCGCCGCGAGGGGCTGCCCGTGCCCCGGTACGCGGGCGAGGGGCTGTCCCCCGCCAAACGGAGGGGCGTGACGCTGCGAGGCCAGCCCAGCGACCTGACCTTCTGCGA GATCATCCTGATGGAGATGGAGTCGCACGAGGACGCCTGGCCCTTCCTGGAGCCCGTCAACCCCCGCCTGGTCCCCGGCTACCGCAAGATCATCAAGAACCCCATGGACTTCGCCACCATGCGCACGCGGCTGCTGCGGGGCGG GTACTCGAGCTCGGAGGAGTTTGCGGCCGACGCCATGCTGGTGTTCGACAACTGCCAGACCTTCAACGAGGACGACTCGGACGTGGGCAAGGCCGGGCACGCCATGCGCAAGTTCTTCGAGAGCCG tAATGTTTCGGATCCGTCAGGTTTTTTTCCGTCGTGGGAAAGTTTTCGGGAGTCTCCGTATCGTTCTCGT GACcaatctcatttttaa
- the BAZ2A gene encoding bromodomain adjacent to zinc finger domain protein 2A isoform X4, with amino-acid sequence METNNHFNFTGLSSAPAASGPKPTPASGDSPFAHGSPLSFPPQGKSLNGGMNVNGFSTVSHPSTSGTFTPSSPPASTPPLRAYDCLWDYAPYPPAGAGGLKDGSPAAPPLSGLGQFPLNGVAGGSRPASPGHGTNLREAGQEFWGNGTPGPMGLNFDSQELYDSFHDQSFELMQNGPAGFYTAAQPSPMLGSGTQPFSLPPGPPEEPDAGEEDADAAAKEIPPAIAENGGGLVGSMELEEAQPDLKICSYNGSDPGPVPLGQEGSVLAPGTGSGCLGDASPIAPRLEDTPILSEDPLEPFESLARDPGTGDLYAMDDSQLVSDKSPLEEPPDLPGLRCAASPPLHAASPFSLLPAGPPHTPLLAGPGSPPALHDGGIDLHSSSHAGPEESGSLELDPPLEPESPAPSAEEEEEETADSCPETSAAPEGESEEAAPLSASAAGDVPRRRIATQEEVRFPLQHGWRREVRIKKGNHRWQGETWYYGPCGKRMKQFPEVIKYLSRNVVQDVRREHFSFSPRMPVGDFYEERDTPEGLQWVKLSPEEIPSRIQAITGKRGRPRNAEKAKPKEPPAAKRGRGRPPKVKMVDLLSKTDARLLKRLEAQEVLSDEDKLKMSKIKKKMRRKAKNKQKQEAKAPRAKEAKKKSKAKEKKSKPEKGKDKARPKEKKGKGPRKADKGLLAQRRVEERRRQQLILEEMKKPTEDMCLGDHQPLPAFSRIPGLVLPSRAFSNCLTVVEFLQSYGKVLGIDPAKDVPSLCVLQEGLLGVGDSAGEVQDLLVRLLQAALYDPGLPPYCQSLKILGEKVSEISLNRDTVSEILRCFLTAYGAGEDMCDGLRTKPFQALPPEKKAAILAFLVNELNSSALIINEIDKTLENMSNYRKNKWIIEGRLRRLKVALAKKTGRPESEITGLEDGRRRRSSRLTEETGLEMEEEEESRGRKSCREEEADTSASSIPELERQIEKLAKRQMFFRKKLLHSSQTLRAASLGQDRYRRRYWVLPHLGGIFVEGTEVAEPAPQEPPEEKASPHVSPVKEEPVDVPIPSRTNCTAPRSRGRPRKSKEELSQHCGPRPPPLNGDLEESVPLGQSQHDLSQSAFLSWLSQMQSSLLKDSVLTPDSSPGKGDTGLPPLEAPSDPMEEEEEEEEEESAPEAVEKRGPWFNLLPRTPCDDRAPLATSSAEPSPRATVQPRGQPRGELPKASARQLNGLPVDDPSAPLLASTPVHASARAHGACPRSRGSLEKLQDLPGQPKRRGRPPTKFFKQIEQKYLTQLTEQPVPPEMQSGWWWLQDPEELEAVARALHPRGIREKALHKHLTKHKEFLREVCLRTTTDPIFHLRPEAAGTAVSQEALARWSVMERAYETDLSILQWVEDLEQRVLMADLQIRGWTCPSPDSTRDDLQYCEHKVEPLEDITVRSRRDGLPLCRERTNPLDLAVLRLAALEQNVERRYLKEPLWPLHEVVVEKAVLSSPEELSLGPTEIAYEITPRVRTWRQTLERCRSAAQVSLCIYQLEKSIAWEKSVNRVTCLVCRRGDDDEHLLLCDGCDRGCHLYCHRPKMTEVPEGDWFCSVCVSQAGEYRDPISPRRGKKRKRGRLFAGSLAEEESPRCRPASRRREGLPVPRYAGEGLSPAKRRGVTLRGQPSDLTFCEIILMEMESHEDAWPFLEPVNPRLVPGYRKIIKNPMDFATMRTRLLRGGYSSSEEFAADAMLVFDNCQTFNEDDSDVGKAGHAMRKFFESRWEEFYQGKHATNP; translated from the exons atggaaacaaacaacCATTTTAACTTCACTGGCCTTTCCTCTGCACCCGCTGCCTCAGGACCGAAACCCACGCCTGCCTCAGGGGACAGCCCCTTCGCCCACGGCTCCCCGCTCAGCTTCCCCCCGCAAGGGAAAA GTCTGAACGGGGGCATGAATGTCAATGGCTTCTCTACTGTATCTCACCCCAGTACTTCAGGGACCTTCACCCCCAGCTCACCACCCGCCAGCACGCCGCCCCTCCGCGCCTATGACTGCCTCTGGGACTACGCGCCGTACCCGCCCGCCGGCGCCGGCGGTCTCAAGGAcggcagccccgccgcccccccgctcTCTGGCCTCGGACAGTTCCCGCTCAACGGCGTCGCTGGGGGGTCCCGGCCGGCGTCCCCGGGGCACGGCACTAACCTGCGGGAGGCCGGGCAGGAGTTCTGGGGCAACGGCACCCCCGGCCCCATGGGGCTGAACTTCGACTCGCAGGAGCTGTATGACTCCTTCCACGACCAGAGCTTCGAGCTGATGCAGAACGGGCCGGCCGGCTTCTACACGGCCGCGCAGCCCTCCCCCATGCTGGGCTCCGGCACCCAGCCCTTCTCGTTGCCGCCGGGCCCGCCGGAGGAGCCGGACGCCGGTGAGGAAGATGCCGACGCTGCAGCCAAAGAGATTCCCCCCGCCATCGCGGAGAACGGGGGCGGGCTGGTGGGCAGcatggagctggaggaggcGCAGCCAG ATTTGAAGATCTGCAGCTACAACGGGTCTGACCCCGGCCCGGTGCCGCTCGGGCAGGAGGGGTCCGTCCTGGCCCCCGGCACGGGCAGCGGCTGCCTGGGGGACGCGTCGCCCATCGCCCCTCGGCTGGAGGACACCCCCATCCTCAGCGAAGACCCCCTGGAGCCCTTTGAGTCCCTGGCCAGAG accccggCACCGGGGACCTGTATGCGATGGACGACTCGCAGCTGGTGAGCGACAAGTCCCCCCTGGAGGAGCCCCCCGACCTGCCCGGCCTGCGCTGCGCCGCCAGCCCCCCCCTCCACGCTGCCAGCCCCTTCAGCCTGCTGCCCGCCGGCCCCCCGCACACGCCGCTGCTCGCCGGCCCCGGCTCACCACCCGCCCTGCACG ACGGCGGCATCgacctgcacagcagcagccacgcGGGGCCGGAGGAGTCGGGGTCCCTGGAGCTCGACCCTCCGCTGGAGCCGGAGTCCCCGGCCCCCTccgcagaggaggaggaggaagagactgCCGACAGCTGTCCGGAGACTTCGGCCGCGCCAGAAGGAGAGAGCGAGGAGGCCGCCCCGCTGAGCGCCTCGGCAGCAG GTGATGTCCCCCGCCGGCGCATCGCCACCCAGGAGGAGGTGCGCTTTCCCCTGCAGCACGG GTGGAGGCGCGAGGTGCGGATCAAGAAGGGGAACCACCGCTGGCAGGGCGAGACCTGGTACTACGGGCCCTGCGGGAAGAGGATGAAGCAGTTCCCGGAGGTGATCAAG tACCTGAGCAGGAACGTGGTGCAGGACGTCCGGCGCGAGCACTTCAGCTTCAGCCCCCGCATGCCGGTGGGAGACTTCTACGAGGAGCGGGACACGCCAGAG GGTCTGCAGTGGGTGAAGCTGAGCCCCGAGGAGATCCCCTCGCGCATCCAGGCCATCACCGGCAAGCGCGGGCGACCCCGCAACGCCGAGAAGGCCAAGCCCAAGGAGCCGCCGGCTGCGAAGCGTGGTCGGGGCCGGCCTCCCAAGGTCAAGATGGTCGACTTGCTGAGCAAGACGGATGCACGGCTGCTGAAGAGGCTGGAAGCCCAAG AGGTGCTCAGCGACGAGGACAAGCTGAAAATGAGtaaaatcaagaagaaaatgaggcGGAAG GCCAAgaacaagcagaagcaggaagcCAAAGCCCCCAGAGCGAAGGAGGCCAAGAAGAAGTCCAAG GCCAAGGAGAAGAAGAGCAAGCCAGAGAAGGGCAAGGACAAAGCACGGCCCAAGGAGAAGAAGGGCAAAGGGCCTCGGAAGGCGGACAAGGGTCTGCTGGCCCAGCGGCGCGTGGAGGAGCGGCGTCGGCAGCAGCTCATCTTGGAGGAGATGAAGAAGCCCACGGAGGACATGTGCCTGGGGGACCACCAG cccctgccagccTTCTCCCGCATCCCGGGCCTCGTCCTGCCCAGCCGCGCCTTCTCCAACTGCCTGACGGTCGTGGAGTTCCTCCAGAGCTACGGCAAGGTCCTGGGCATCGACCCGGCCAAGGACGTGCCCAGCCTGTGCGTGCTGCaggaggggctgctgggggtgggcGACAGCGCGGGCGAGGTGCAGGACCTGCTGGTgcggctgctgcaggctgcGCTCTACGACCCCGGGCTGCCGCCCTACTGCCAG tCCCTGAAGATCCTGGGGGAAAAGGTGTCGGAGATCAGCCTGAACCGCGACACCGTCTCCGAGATCCTGCGCTGCTTCCTGACGGCGTACGGGGCGGGCGAGGACATGTGTGACGGGCTGCGGACCAAGCCCTTCCAGGCGCTGCCCCCCGAGAAGAAAGCCGCCATCCTGGCCTTCCTGGTGAACGAGCTGAACAGCAGCGCCCTCATCATCAA CGAGATCGACAAGACCCTGGAGAACATGTCCAACTACAGGAAGAACAAGTGGATCATCGAGGGCCGGCTGCGcag GTTGAAGGTCGCCCTGGCCAAGAAGACGGGACGTCCCGAGTCGGAGATTACAGGCCTGGAGGACGGGCGGCGCCGGCGCAGCTCCCGCCTGACGGAGGAGACGGGCCTGgagatggaggaagaggaggagagccGCGGACGGAAAtcctgcagggaggaggag GCCGACACGTCTGCGTCCAGCATCCCCGAGCTTGAGAGGCAGATCGAGAAGCTGGCCAAG AGGCAGATGTTCTTCCGCAAGAAGCTGCTCCATTCCTCGCAGACGCTGCGGGCGGCTTCTCTGGGCCAGGACCGGTACCGGCGGCGGTACTGGGTCCTGCCCCACCTGGGCGGCATCTTTGTGGAGGGCACGGAGG tGGCTGAGCCGGCGCCCCAGGAGCCCCCAGAGGAGAAGGCGTCCCCCCACGTCTCCCCGGTGAAGGAGGAGCCGGTGGACGTGCCCATTCCCAGCCGGACGAACTGCACGGCCCCACGCTCCCGCGGCCGGCCCCGGAAGAGCAAAGAGGAGCTGTCGCAGCACTGCGGTCCCAGACCCCCACCCCTCAACGGGGACCTGGAGGAGTCGGTGCccctggggcagagccagcacGACCTCAGCCAGTCCGCCTTCCTCTCCTGGCTGAGCCAGATGCAGTCGTCCCTGCTCAAGGACTCTGTCCTCACCCCGGACAGCAGCCCCGGCAAGGGGGATACGGGGCTCCCACCGCTTGAGGCCCCGTCGGACCccatggaggaggaagaggaggaggaagaggaggagagtgCCCCAGAGGCTGTGGAAAAGCGGGGGCCCTGGTTCAACCTGCTGCCCCGGACACCCTGCGACGACCGAGCCCCCCTCGCTACCTCCTCTGCCGAGCCCTCGCCGCGAGCCACCGTGCAGCCCCGTGGCCAGCCCCGTGGCGAGCTGCCCAAGGCCTCAGCCAGGCAG CTGAACGGCCTGCCTGTGGACGACCCCTCGGCTCCCCTGCTCGCTTCCACGCCGGTGCACGCCAGCGCCAGGGCCCACGGTGCCTGCCCCCGGAGCCGGGGCAGCCTGGAGAAGCTCCAGGACCTGCCGGGGCAGCCCAAGCGCCGAGGGAGGCCCCCTACCAAATTCTTCAAGCAAATTGAACAGAAGTACTTGACCCAGCTGACGGAGCAGCCTGTTCCCCCTG AGATGCAGAGCGGCTGGTGGTGGCTGCAGGACCCCGAGGAGCTGGAGGCGGTGGCTCGCGCGCTGCACCCGCGGGGCATCCGGGAGAAGGCGCTGCACAAGCACCTCACCAAGCACAAGGAGTTCCTGCGGGAGGTCTGCCTGCGCACCACCACCG ACCCCATCTTCCACCTGCGCCCCGAGGCGGCCGGCACCGCCGTGTCTCAGGAAGCCCTGGCCCGGTGGTCGGTGATGGAGAGAGCCTACGAGACCGATCTCTCCATCCTGCAGTGGGTGGAGGACCTGGAGCAGCGCGTGCTGATGGCGGACCTGCAGATCCGG GGCTGGACGTGCCCCAGTCCGGACTCCACACGGGACGACCTGCAGTACTGCGAGCACAAGGTGGAGCCCCTGGAAGACATCACCGTCCGGAGCCGGCGGGACGGGCTGCCGCTGTGCCGGGAGCGCACCAACCCCCTGGACCTGGCGGTGCTGCGGCTGGCGGCGCTGGAGCAGAACGTGGAGCGGCGCTACCTGAAGGAGCCGCTCTGGCCCCTGCACGAGGTGGTGGTGGAGAAAGCGGTGCtgagcagccccgaggagctGAGCCTGGGCCCCACCGAGAT AGCCTACGAGATCACGCCGCGGGTCCGGACATGGCGGCAGACGCTGGAGCGGTGCCGCAGCGCAGCCCAGGTCTCCCTTTGCATCTACCAGCTGGAGAAGTCCATCGCCTGGGAGAAGTCGGTCAACAGAGTG ACCTGCCTGGTGTGCCGGCGCGGGGACGACGACGAGCACCTGCTGCTGTGTGACGGCTGCGACCGCGGCTGCCACCTCTACTGCCACCGGCCCAAGATGACGGAGGTGCCCGAGGGCGACTGGTTCTGCTCCGTCTGCGTCTCCCAG gcaggggagtACCGGGACCCCATCTCACCCCGGCGAGGCAAGAAGCGGAAACGGGGGCGTCTGTTCGCGGGGAGCCTCGCAGAGGAGGAGAGCCCGCGGTGCCGGCCGGCCTCGCGCCGCCGCGAGGGGCTGCCCGTGCCCCGGTACGCGGGCGAGGGGCTGTCCCCCGCCAAACGGAGGGGCGTGACGCTGCGAGGCCAGCCCAGCGACCTGACCTTCTGCGA GATCATCCTGATGGAGATGGAGTCGCACGAGGACGCCTGGCCCTTCCTGGAGCCCGTCAACCCCCGCCTGGTCCCCGGCTACCGCAAGATCATCAAGAACCCCATGGACTTCGCCACCATGCGCACGCGGCTGCTGCGGGGCGG GTACTCGAGCTCGGAGGAGTTTGCGGCCGACGCCATGCTGGTGTTCGACAACTGCCAGACCTTCAACGAGGACGACTCGGACGTGGGCAAGGCCGGGCACGCCATGCGCAAGTTCTTCGAGAGCCGGTGGGAGGAGTTTTATCAGGGAAAACACGCTACTAACCCGTGA